The Linepithema humile isolate Giens D197 chromosome 7, Lhum_UNIL_v1.0, whole genome shotgun sequence genome has a window encoding:
- the DIP2 gene encoding disco-interacting protein 2 homolog C isoform X4, whose protein sequence is MRPLSFENLRRLVGRKKDRNEPSFKRSESFKRISIRKSYLDRGKRRNRLQKSAEPAVNPPAQPVTNDKVAPPIKEQELKKNQECFLSRDSITYDEWLQGVSSSSREKLHEDSLESLQQPKGKVTKLSKHTSADSVAEDLKILELDASPILTPKSKLFRVTADYTRSEATDEHDVLWTQESSAEGPPSVSVNLGRIWRDAMPVPVPASVSAPYPSVSNPSVHHSLDSALKEKKPLPTVARTVSAPEKPVSKETSSSSSFGFSLRIARLANFRPGVTRNGLFRRKTPKPSPSVSAEGYFKRTSTSRRSSSRRRGSRRSSQRVSKRSQQSAARTSSPVWFVPPERRRSRRQRRVWREIRYFPDDEGPIIERINDWSSNVSDDQFDDQKLLLSGDFNERREDDALNSIVSSSLGSFSATSSSSSACPAPKISDFNEDKLFSEELRTNGLLTRGTMWKLSMTATTATTMTTMTKSTATSTIASGNYFASNQFLSFLAKDVVREKSKSENSNAGYRCFSSTDSEDDDADRFNERKRNVNLPHQRQHHLKRQKSGLRRRPLRRKSQLRRASGQPVFLVRKCSSLRKRPRDITQKGYEKKRTRLLQQYATKQIGGRLVPGGIASPPGSGGSTGNTGNSNSTAAAAAAAAARRGNRRLTRNESRYHSEVRQEAVQQALAAMQGRPKPSLPMPSKRTSVMARSPDRERRDSGESSSDEDSVVTEESPSAGGPTGTGLSDTSSTGSARDTPPPPRPPARRPPGADITDIAEYTPHAYCNIQPPDVTHVTSSTPVGQQQSATRRPGADRVNRYAHVVDDQNSTGTTGRWKVSAKIQQLLNTLKRPKRRPLPEFYEDDDIELEIAANPKDPNAPKPEGGSMTSAVGEALSVPSGLPRSLEAAIQRYGSATYKAPVATVLDPNGKLCVTLTYGKLLSRSHKIAYTLLNKALSRGGDCCLKPGDRIALVYPNNDPISFMCAFYGCLQAGIVPVPIEVPLTRRDAGSQQIGFLLGSCGIQVALTSEACLKGLPKTAAGEVVAFKGWPKLHWFVTEHLGKTPKDWLPPPRLTDDTPAYIEYTTDKDGSVMGVTITRAAMMVHCRALTQACGYTEGENAVCVLDFKREVGLWHSTLTSVLNGMHVIFIPYALMKVNPASWMQMITKHRASVAVVKSRDLHWGLLATKDHKDISLASLRLLLVADGANPWSLSSCDQFLSVFQSKGLRPDAVCPCASSSEALTVSVRRPGRAGVNATGRGVLSMSGLSYGVVRVDQENSLTSLTLQDCGQVMPGSIVVVIKMEGQPFICKTDEVGEICVHSSATGSQYWGLQGLTNNTFKVSPLQADGTALGDVEYSRSGLLGFLGPGGLVFVCGSRDGLMTVTGRKHNADDIIATVLAVEPMKFIYRGRIAVFSVRVLRDERICVVAEQRPDCSEEESFQWMSRVLQAVDSIHAVGIYCLALVPPNYLPKTPLGGIHLSETKRRFLEGTLHPANVLLCPHTCVTNLPKPREVHSAGDSVTDVGPASVMVGNIVQGNRLASAQGRDMGVLDEDSDNAKKYQFISEILRWRAVSTSDHVIFTSLNAKGAVATSLSCSQLHKKAERIGNLLLDRGRVNTGDHVALIFPPGTDLICAFYGCLYVGAVPVTIRPPHPQNLQTTLPTVRMIVDVSKSVLVLTNQNLLKLLKTKEANNVVDVKSWPLILDMDDMPKKKLPVMYRAPTAEMLAYLDFSVSTTGMLAGIKMSHAAVTSLCRAMKLACELYPSRHIALCLDPYSGLGFALWCLSSIYSGHHSILIPPSEVEVNPALWLSAVSQSRVRDTFCSYGVMELCTKGLGSSVHALKARGVSLACVRTCVVVAEERPRIALTTSFSKLFSALGLSPRAVSTSFGCRVNTAICLQGASSPEPSTVYVDLRALRNDRVSLVERGSPHSLCLMESGKLLPGVKVIIANPETKGQCGDSHLGEIWVQSSHNASGYFTIYGDESDYADHFNARLVTGNTSEVYARTGYLGFLRRTESVQQSVISDVPGDTTNAAEADLVPSDPELHDAVFVVGALDEAILLRGMRYHPIDIENSVMRCHKKIAECAVFTWTNLLVVVVELDGSESEALDLVALVTSAVLEEHHLVVGVVVVVDPGVVPINSRGEKQRMHLRDGFLADQLDPIYVAYNM, encoded by the exons ATGAGGCCGCTCTCCTTCGAGAATCTGAGGAGGCTCGTGGGCCGCAAGAAGGATCGCAACGAGCCCTCCTTCAAGCGCAGCGAGTCCTTCAAGAGAATTTCCATCAGGAAGAGCTATCTGGACCGGGGTAAACGACGAAACCGTCTTCAGAAGAGCGCGGAGCCCGCCGTTAATCCTCCCGCGCAACCGGTTACGAACGACAAGGTCGCTCCACCAATCAAGGAGCAGGAATTGAAGAAGAATCAGGAGTGCTTTCTCAGTCGCGACTCTATCACTTACGACGAGTGGCTGCAAGGAGTCAGCTCCTCCTCCCGCGAGAAACTCCACGAGGATTCTCTCGAGTCTCTACAACAGCCCAAAGGCAAGGTCACGAAACTCTCGAAACACACGAGTGCAGATTCGGTCGCCGAGGATCTGAAAATTCTCGAACTCGATGCCTCTCCCATTTTGACGCCCAAATCCAAACTCTTCAGAGTCACCGCCGATTATACGCGGAGCGAGGCGACCGACGAGCACGATGTCCTTTGGACTCAGGAATCTTCTGCGGAAGGACCGCCTAGCGTCAGCGTCAATCTCGGCAGAATATGGAGGGATGCGATGCCGGTCCCGGTTCCGGCCTCGGTGTCGGCTCCGTATCCCTCCGTCTCCAATCCATCGGTCCATCATTCTCTGGACAGCGCTCTGAAAGAGAAGAAACCTCTGCCGACTGTTGCGAGGACAGTTTCGGCGCCGGAAAAGCCCGTCAGCAAGGAAACCTCATCGTCATCGTCTTTCGGTTTCTCCCTCAGGATCGCCAGACTTGCGAATTTCAGGCCAGG GGTGACGCGAAACGGTCTCTTCCGTCGAAAAACACCGAAGCCATCGCCCAGCGTAAGCGCGGAAGGATACTTCAAGCGAACGAGCACGTCCAGACGCTCGAGTTCTCGTCGCCGAGGCAGCAGGAGATCGTCTCAGCGCGTTAGCAAGAGGAGCCAGCAGTCCGCTGCTCGCACCAGCAGTCCGGTATGGTTTGTCCCACCGGAGAGACGTCGTTCGAGACGCCAGCGACGAGTCTGGCGGGAGATCAGATACTTTCCCGACGACGAAGGTCCGATCATAGAAAGGATCAACGACTGGTCGTCGAACGTGTCGGACGACCAATTCGACGATCAGAAGCTGCTGTTGTCGGGCGACTTCAACGAGCGTCGAGAAGATGACGCCTTGAACTCGATTGTCTCGTCGTCTCTTGGCTCCTTCTCGGCCacgtcgtcctcgtcgtcggcTTGTCCAGCCCCGAAAATCAGCGATTTCAACGAGGACAAGCTGTTCTCCGAGGAGCTGAGGACCAACGGTCTTCTCACGCGCGGGACCATGTGGAAGCTTTCGATGACAGCGACGACagcgacgacgatgacgacgatgacgaaATCAACGGCGACGAGTACGATCGCTTCTGGAAACTACTTTGCCAGCAATCAGTTTCTCAGTTTTCTGGCCAAGGACGTTGTCAGGGAGAAGTCGAAGAGCGAGAATTCCAACGCGGGTTACAGATGTTTTTCATCGACCGACAGCGAGGACGACGATGCGGATCGCTTCAACGAGCGCAAAAGAAATGTCAACTTGCCCCATCAGCGGCAGCATCATCTGAAGAGACAGAAATCCGGGCTCAGGCGGAGACCTTTGCGCCGGAAATCGCAATTGAGAAGGGCGTCCGGCCAGCCGGTGTTCCTCGTGCGCAAATGCTCATCCTTGAGGAAACGTCCTA GAGACATTACGCAGAAGGGATATGAAAAGAAACGGACGCGTTTACTTCAGCAATACGCCACAAAGCAGATAG GCGGCCGGCTAGTGCCTGGCGGGATCGCTAGTCCCCCGGGATCTGGCGGCTCCACAGGGAATACCGGAAATTCGAACTCTACGGCAgcagcggcggcagcggcggctgCCAGACGCGGTAACCGCAGACTCACGCGCAATGAGAGCCGCTACCATTCCG AGGTGCGCCAGGAGGCGGTGCAGCAGGCCTTGGCGGCGATGCAGGGACGGCCGAAGCCATCCTTACCGATGCCGTCGAAGAGAACCTCCGTGATGGCCAGGAGTCCTGATCGGGAGAGACGCGACAGCGGCGAGTCCAGCAGCGACGAGGACAGCGTTGTCACCGAGGAGAGTCCTAGCGCGGGCGGCCCGACtg GTACAGGTCTCTCGGACACCAGTAGCACTGGTTCGGCCCGTGACACCCCGCCGCCACCGAGGCCGCCGGCGAGAAGGCCACCTGGTGCTGACATCACCGACATCGCCGAGTACACGCCGCACGCCTATTGCAACATCCAGCCGCCGGACGTCACCCACGTGACGAGCAGCACTCCAGTCGGGCAGCAACAGTCGGCGACGCGGCGACCCGGTGCCGATCGAGTGAATCGCTACGCGCACGTGGTTGATGATCAAAATAGCACCGGTACCACCGGCCGCTGGAAGGTTTCCGCCAAGATCCAGCAGCTGTTGAATACACTGAAACGGCCGAAACGTCGGCCGCTGCCAGAGTTTTACGAGGACGACGACATCGAGCTGGAGATCGCGGCGAATCCGAAGGATCCTAATGCCCCGAAACCCGAAGGTGGTTCCATGACGTCGGCGGTGGGCGAGGCGTTATCGGTACCGTCGGGCCTGCCGCGATCGCTTGAAGCCGCCATTCAAAG ATATGGCTCGGCGACGTACAAGGCACCAGTGGCCACCGTCCTAGACCCTAATGGCAAGCTTTGCGTAACACTCACGTACGGCAAGCTGCTCAGCCGCTCCCACAAGATTGCCTATACCCTTCTGAATAAGGCTCTAAGTCGTGGCGGGGATTGCTGTCTGAAACCCGGCGACAGGATTGCTCTGGTTTATCCGAACAACGATCCGATCAGCTTCATGTGCGCCTTTTACGGCTGCCTTCAAGCTGGCATCGTACCGGTGCCCATCGAGGTTCCTCTGACACGTCGTGACGCGGGTTCCCAACAGATTGGTTTCCTCCTGGGTAGCTGTGGCATTCAG GTGGCACTGACCAGTGAAGCGTGTCTCAAGGGTCTACCGAAGACGGCAGCCGGCGAAGTGGTGGCCTTCAAGGGCTGGCCGAAACTGCACTGGTTCGTTACTGAGCATCTGGGTAAAACGCCTAAGGACTGGTTACCGCCACCGCGGCTTACCGACGATACGCCCGCGTATATCGAATACACCACCGACAAGGACGGCTCTGTGATGGGCGTGACGATTACCAGGGCAGCGATGATGGTTCACTGTCGCGCCCTCACGCAAGCCTGCGGTTACACCGAGGGCGAAAACGCCGTCTGCGTGTTGGACTTTAAGCGGGAGGTTGGACTCTGGCACAGCACCTTGACTAGTGTGCTGAACGGCATGCACGTCATCTTCATCCCGTACGCCCTGATGAAAGTCAATCCTGCCAGCTGGATGCAGATGATCACGAAGCATCGCGCCAGTGTCGCGGTCGTGAAATCGCGGGATCTCCACTGGGGTTTATTGGCTACTAAAGATCATAAGGACATTTCTCTGGCATCGCTGAGGCTCCTGCTTGTCGCAGACGGTGCGAACCCGTGGTCCCTCTCATCCTGCGACCAGTTTCTCTCAGTGTTTCAGTCTAAAGGACTCAGACCAGACGCTGTTTGTCCTTGCGCCTCTTCCAGCGAGGCTCTCACAGTCTCTGTGAGAAGGCCGGGACGTGCGGGAGTGAACGCAACTGGTCGCGGGGTTCTCTCCATGTCTGGATTGAGCTATGGAGTTGTAAGAGTGGATCAGGAGAACTCTCTCACATCGTTGACGTTACAAGATTGCGGACAAGTTATGCCTGGAA GCATTGTAGTCGTCATTAAGATGGAGGGACAACCGTTTATTTGTAAGACGGACGAAGTTGGCGAGATTTGCGTGCACAGCTCAGCTACCGGTAGCCAATATTGGGGCTTGCAAGGACTCACCAACAACACTTTTAAGGTGTCGCCTTTACAAGCTGATGGTACTGCCTTAGGTGACGTAGAATACTCACGTTCCGGTCTGCTGGGTTTTCTTGGTCCCGGAGGACTTGTCTTTGTCTGCGGATCACGTGACGGTCTCATGACAGTGACCGGCAGAAAACACAACGCCGATGATATTATCGCCACTGTGCTGGCAGTCGAACCGATGAAATTCATCTATCGCGGTAGAATCGCCGTTTTCAGCGTGAGGGTCCTGCGAGACGAAAGGATATGCGTCGTTGCTGAACAGCGGCCTGACTGTAGCGAGGAGGAG agTTTCCAATGGATGTCTCGAGTGCTGCAAGCGGTCGACTCGATTCACGCGGTAGGAATATATTGCCTTGCCTTGGTGCCACCCAATTACTTACCCAAGACGCCGCTGGGCGGCATTCATCTGTCGGAAACGAAACGCCGCTTCCTCGAGGGCACTCTGCACCCGGCGAACGTGCTCCTCTGTCCTCACACCTGCGTCACTAACTTGCCGAAACCGCGCGAAGTCCATTCGG CGGGGGATTCTGTTACAGATGTCGGTCCGGCCAGTGTGATGGTGGGGAACATTGTCCAGGGCAACCGATTAGCCTCGGCGCAAGGACGCGACATGGGTGTTCTAGACGAAGACAGCGATAATGCCAAAAAG tatcAATTTATCTCTGAAATTCTACGGTGGCGTGCTGTTAGCACTTCGGACCATGTGATATTTACGTCGTTGAACGCGAAGGGTGCTGTGGCCACCTCGTTGTCCTGCTCGCAGCTGCACAAGAAGGCTGAAAGGATTGGGAATCTGCTGTTGGATCGAGGAAGAGTCAATACCGGCGACCACGTGGCGCTTATCTTTCCACCCGGCACCGATCTGATATGCGCGTTTTACGGTTGTTTGTACGTTGGCGCCGTGCCGGTGACCATCAGGCCGCCTCATCCGCAAAATCTGCAGACAACCTTGCCAACCGTTCGCATGATCGTAGACGTCAGCAAATCCGTCCTCGTCTTAACTAACCAGAATCTTCTCAAGTTGCTGAAGACAAAG GAGGCGAACAACGTGGTCGACGTGAAGAGCTGGCCGTTGATTCTGGATATGGACGACATGCCAAAGAAGAAACTGCCAGTAATGTATCGAGCGCCCACCGCAGAGATGCTGGCCTATTTGGACTTTAGCGTTTCGACGACGGGCATGCTCGCGGGCATTAAGATGTCTCATGCGGCGGTCACCTCGTTGTGCCGCGCCATGAAGTTGGCGTGCGAACTCTATCCCTCCAGACACATCGCTCTCTGTCTGGATCCGTATTCAGGCCTCGGCTTTGCCTTGTGGTGCCTCAGTAGTATATACAGCGGGCATCATTCTATACTGATACCACCGTCCGAG GTGGAAGTCAACCCCGCGCTCTGGTTATCGGCGGTCAGTCAGTCCAGAGTAAGAGACACGTTCTGTTCGTACGGTGTCATGGAGTTGTGCACCAAGGGTCTCGGCTCCTCGGTTCACGCGCTCAAGGCGCGAGGCGTTAGTCTGGCGTGCGTGAGGACTTGCGTTGTTGTCGCCGAAGAGAGGCCGCGGATAGCGTTAACGACGAGTTTTAGTAAACTGTTCTCTGCCCTCGGTCTGAGTCCGCGCGCGGTTTCCACCTCGTTCGGCTGCAGAGTGAATACTGCCATTTGCTTACAG GGAGCATCGAGTCCGGAGCCGTCGACAGTTTACGTGGACTTGCGCGCGTTGCGCAACGATCGGGTGTCTCTGGTGGAGCGTGGCAGTCCGCATTCGTTGTGTTTGATGGAGTCGGGCAAACTGCTGCCTGGCGTGAAAGTGATTATTGCCAATCCCGAGACTAAGGGACAGTGCGGTGACTCGCATCTAGGTGAGATCTGGGTGCAGTCCTCGCACAACGCGAGCGGCTACTTTACGATCTACGGCGATGAGAGCGATTACGCCGATCACTTTAACGCACGACTGGTCACCGGCAACACGAGTGAAGTATACGCGAGAACAGGCTATCTGGGCTTCTTGAGGAGGACCGAGAGCGTTCAGCAGTCGGTGATCAGCGATGTACCCGGCGATACCACCAATGCGGCCGAGGCTGATCTCGTGCCGAGCGATCCGGAGCTGCACGATGCTGTATTCGTCGTCGGTGCTCTCGATGAGGCCATATTACTGCGGGGTATGCGCTATCATCCAATTGACATCGAGAACAGTGTCATGCGGTGTCACAAGAAAATCGCGGAATG TGCCGTATTTACATGGACCAACCTCTTAGTGGTAGTGGTAGAATTGGATGGCAGCGAAAGCGAGGCTCTTGATCTCGTGGCTCTGGTGACGAGCGCTGTGCTCGAAGAACATCATCTGGTAGTCGGCGTGGTGGTCGTAGTGGATCCCGGTGTGGTGCCCATCAATTCGCGTGGCGAGAAGCAACGGATGCATCTACGCGACGGTTTTCTCGCGGACCAGCTTGATCCTATCTATGTGGCGTACAATATGTGA